Proteins co-encoded in one Acidobacteriota bacterium genomic window:
- a CDS encoding PIN domain-containing protein has protein sequence MRYLLDVNVLVALIDPDHVHSDFAHGWWVTADHQFATCPLTENGAIRILSNPNYSSTVKFTTKQVIERLSEFAELYDHEFWPDDISLRDSKLLVTDRIFGARQITDIYLLALAIKNGGCLITFDTGIPTSALANMKATSLVVLET, from the coding sequence ATGCGCTATCTACTAGACGTGAATGTTCTTGTCGCTTTGATCGACCCAGATCACGTCCACAGTGACTTTGCTCATGGCTGGTGGGTGACCGCAGATCATCAATTTGCTACGTGCCCGCTAACCGAGAACGGGGCAATTCGAATACTCTCAAATCCAAATTATAGTTCAACTGTGAAATTCACCACCAAACAGGTGATCGAAAGGCTTAGCGAGTTTGCCGAACTCTACGACCACGAATTCTGGCCCGACGATATTTCACTACGAGACAGTAAGTTGTTGGTCACGGATAGGATATTTGGGGCCCGCCAGATCACCGATATTTACTTGCTCGCACTCGCGATCAAGAATGGTGGCTGTTTAATAACTTTCGATACTGGAATACCCACTTCAGCCCTGGCAAACATGAAAGCAACCTCGCTGGTGGTTCTTGAAACATGA
- a CDS encoding methylmalonyl-CoA mutase family protein, translated as MAERRESFKTSSGIELPSDFNPENTHPIDYERDLGAPGEFPYTRGVRANLYRGRFWTMRQYAGFATAEESNQRYKYLLSQGTTGLSVAFDLPTQIGLDSDDPLAAGEVGKVGVAIDSLDDMLMLFDGIPLDTVSTSMTINSTASTLLCLYLAVARKRNVSFDKVNGTIQNDILKEYIARGTYIYPPHPSLRLITDTFAYCAAEVPNWNTISISGYHIREAGSTAAQEIAFTLADGICYVDAAISVGLKVDDFAPRLSFFFNSHNNLLEEIAKFRAARRLWARIMKERFGAKDARSLTLRFHTQTAGSTLTAQQPEVNVVRTTIQALAAVLGGTQSLHTNSLDEALGLPTENAARIALRTQQVIAHESGAADTVDPFAGSYAIEELTTQLEKMAVDYIEKIDAMGGMLRAIEVGYVQNEIQEAAYDYQRAVETGDAVVVGVNKFQAEETPIPVLRVDERIEREQVARLQAVRAKRDPQNAAAALKSIEEAANGTENLLPRILTAVEAHVTVGEISNTLRKVWGEYRESITI; from the coding sequence ATGGCAGAACGTCGCGAATCATTTAAGACATCGTCAGGCATCGAATTGCCGTCGGATTTCAATCCGGAAAACACACATCCGATCGATTACGAACGTGATCTGGGTGCACCTGGTGAGTTCCCGTACACGCGAGGCGTTCGAGCGAATCTTTATCGCGGGCGTTTTTGGACGATGCGGCAGTACGCAGGGTTCGCGACCGCTGAGGAATCGAACCAGCGATACAAATATCTGCTTTCGCAGGGCACGACCGGCCTGAGTGTTGCGTTTGATCTGCCGACACAGATCGGGCTTGATTCGGACGATCCGCTTGCAGCCGGCGAGGTTGGGAAGGTTGGTGTGGCGATCGACAGTCTCGATGATATGTTGATGCTGTTTGACGGCATTCCGCTGGATACAGTCTCAACGTCGATGACCATAAACTCAACGGCTTCGACGCTTTTGTGTTTGTATTTGGCGGTCGCCCGCAAGCGGAATGTCAGCTTCGACAAGGTAAACGGCACGATCCAGAACGACATCCTAAAGGAATACATCGCTCGCGGCACATACATTTATCCGCCTCATCCGTCGCTGCGGTTGATAACCGATACTTTCGCTTATTGCGCTGCCGAAGTTCCCAACTGGAACACGATCTCGATATCGGGCTACCATATTCGCGAGGCTGGTTCGACTGCAGCGCAGGAGATCGCGTTCACGCTAGCGGACGGTATCTGCTACGTTGATGCGGCGATAAGCGTTGGGCTCAAGGTTGACGATTTTGCCCCGCGGCTCTCGTTTTTCTTCAATTCTCATAACAATCTCCTCGAAGAGATCGCTAAATTCCGCGCCGCCCGGCGTCTTTGGGCTCGCATAATGAAAGAGCGCTTCGGTGCGAAAGACGCGAGATCGCTTACGCTAAGATTCCACACTCAAACGGCCGGCTCGACGTTGACGGCGCAACAGCCGGAGGTAAATGTCGTCCGCACGACGATCCAGGCGCTCGCGGCCGTACTCGGCGGGACCCAAAGCCTGCATACCAATTCCCTCGACGAAGCTCTCGGCCTGCCGACCGAAAATGCCGCGCGAATTGCTCTGCGTACCCAGCAAGTCATCGCTCACGAATCCGGCGCCGCTGACACGGTCGATCCATTTGCAGGAAGCTACGCGATCGAGGAACTCACAACTCAGCTCGAAAAAATGGCCGTAGATTACATAGAAAAGATCGACGCCATGGGAGGAATGCTGCGAGCCATTGAAGTCGGCTACGTACAGAATGAGATACAAGAGGCGGCTTACGACTATCAGCGTGCGGTCGAAACCGGCGATGCCGTGGTTGTCGGCGTGAACAAATTTCAGGCTGAGGAAACACCCATTCCTGTGCTCCGCGTTGACGAACGCATTGAACGCGAACAGGTCGCACGTCTTCAGGCAGTCCGGGCAAAGCGCGACCCGCAAAATGCCGCCGCGGCTCTCAAGTCTATAGAAGAAGCAGCGAACGGCACCGAGAATCTCCTTCCCCGCATCCTCACGGCCGTCGAGGCCCACGTCACCGTCGGCGAGATCAGCAATACGCTCCGCAAGGTCTGGGGCGAATATCGCGAATCGATCACAATTTAG